Proteins from one Algicella marina genomic window:
- a CDS encoding NADP-dependent malic enzyme — MTDRSNDPRVQAALDYHRFPKPGKLEIRATKPLANGRDLAKAYSPGVAEACLEIKADPGTVSDYTTRGNLVAVVTNGTAVLGLGNIGALASKPVMEGKAVLFKKFANIDCFDIEVNESDPEKLADIVTALEPTFGAVNLEDIKAPDCFIVEKLCRERMNIPVFHDDQHGTAIVVGAAAVNALRLAGKKFEDVKIVSTGGGAAGIACLKMLEKLGVRRENIWLCDIHGLVYEGRAEDMNPQKECFAQATDLRTLDEVIDGADLFLGLSGPGVLTPVMVGKMAAAPIIFALANPVPEIMPEDARAIAPDAIICTGRSDYPNQVNNVLCFPFIFRGALDIGATEINDDMEIACVEGIAALARSSSSAEAAAAYAGEKLVFGPDYLIPKPFDPRLLAIVAGAVAEAGVKSGVATKPIEDMVAYRAELDRSVFKSAFLMRRVFEAARSANRRIVFAEGEDERVLHAAHAMLEETGDKPILIGRPDVIDMRLERTGLPERAGREFEIVNPENDPRYREYWETYHALMCRRGVTPDLARAIIRTNTTAIAGVMVQRDEADSMICGTFGQYLWHLKYVNELLGGGAEKLHPIGALSLMINEQGPLFIADTQVHPVPGAEEIADVVIAAARHVRRFGVEPKIALCSHSQFGNLDTDTGRRMRGALEILDAKPRDFIYEGEMHSDSALDQELRDRIYPNSRLDGAANVLVFANTDAASGVRNILKVVAGGLEVGPILMGMGNKAHIVTPSITARGLLNIAALAGTSVQHYG, encoded by the coding sequence GTGACAGATCGTTCGAACGACCCACGCGTCCAGGCGGCGCTGGATTACCATCGCTTCCCGAAACCCGGGAAGCTGGAAATCCGGGCGACGAAGCCGCTGGCCAACGGTCGTGACCTTGCCAAGGCCTATTCGCCGGGCGTCGCCGAGGCCTGTCTCGAGATCAAGGCCGACCCCGGCACCGTTTCGGATTACACAACCCGCGGCAATCTCGTGGCCGTTGTCACCAATGGCACCGCCGTGCTTGGCCTTGGCAACATCGGGGCGCTGGCGTCCAAGCCGGTGATGGAGGGCAAGGCTGTCCTGTTCAAGAAGTTCGCCAACATCGACTGTTTCGATATCGAGGTGAACGAGAGCGACCCGGAGAAACTGGCAGATATTGTCACGGCGCTGGAACCGACGTTTGGGGCTGTTAATCTAGAAGACATCAAGGCGCCGGATTGCTTCATCGTCGAGAAACTGTGCCGCGAGCGCATGAACATACCGGTTTTCCACGACGACCAGCATGGCACAGCCATCGTTGTCGGGGCTGCGGCGGTGAACGCACTGCGGCTGGCAGGCAAGAAGTTCGAGGACGTCAAGATCGTCTCCACCGGCGGCGGTGCCGCAGGCATTGCCTGCCTGAAGATGCTGGAGAAGCTGGGTGTACGGCGGGAGAATATCTGGCTGTGCGACATTCACGGGCTGGTCTACGAAGGTCGTGCCGAGGACATGAATCCGCAGAAGGAGTGCTTCGCCCAGGCCACCGACCTGCGCACGCTGGACGAGGTAATCGACGGCGCCGACCTCTTCCTCGGCCTGTCCGGGCCCGGGGTGCTGACCCCGGTGATGGTGGGCAAGATGGCCGCCGCACCGATCATCTTCGCCTTGGCGAACCCGGTGCCGGAAATCATGCCGGAGGACGCCCGCGCCATAGCACCCGACGCCATCATCTGCACAGGACGCTCGGACTATCCCAACCAGGTCAACAACGTGCTGTGCTTCCCGTTCATCTTTCGCGGGGCGCTGGATATCGGCGCGACCGAGATCAACGACGACATGGAGATCGCCTGCGTGGAAGGTATCGCGGCCCTGGCGCGCTCTTCGTCTTCGGCGGAGGCGGCGGCGGCCTATGCCGGGGAGAAACTGGTATTCGGCCCTGACTACCTGATCCCCAAGCCGTTCGATCCGCGCCTGCTGGCAATCGTCGCCGGCGCCGTGGCCGAGGCCGGCGTGAAGAGTGGCGTCGCCACCAAGCCGATCGAGGACATGGTTGCCTACAGGGCGGAACTCGACCGCTCGGTCTTCAAGTCCGCCTTCCTGATGCGCCGGGTCTTCGAGGCCGCCCGCTCCGCCAATCGCCGGATCGTCTTTGCCGAGGGTGAGGACGAGCGGGTGCTGCACGCCGCCCACGCCATGCTGGAGGAGACCGGTGACAAGCCGATCCTGATCGGCCGCCCGGACGTGATCGACATGCGGCTGGAACGGACCGGCCTGCCGGAAAGGGCCGGGCGCGAGTTCGAGATCGTCAACCCGGAGAACGACCCGCGCTACCGCGAATACTGGGAAACCTATCACGCGCTGATGTGCCGGCGCGGCGTGACACCAGACCTCGCCCGCGCCATCATCCGCACCAACACGACCGCCATCGCCGGTGTGATGGTGCAGCGCGACGAGGCCGACAGCATGATCTGCGGTACGTTCGGCCAGTACCTGTGGCACCTCAAATACGTCAACGAACTTCTGGGTGGCGGGGCGGAGAAGCTGCATCCGATCGGGGCGTTGTCGCTGATGATCAACGAGCAGGGGCCGCTGTTCATTGCCGATACGCAGGTGCATCCGGTGCCCGGTGCGGAGGAGATCGCCGACGTTGTCATCGCCGCAGCCCGCCACGTGCGGCGCTTCGGGGTGGAGCCGAAAATCGCGCTCTGCTCGCACAGCCAGTTCGGCAATCTGGATACGGATACGGGCCGGCGGATGCGGGGCGCGCTGGAAATTCTCGACGCCAAGCCACGGGATTTCATCTACGAGGGCGAGATGCACTCGGATTCGGCGCTGGACCAGGAGTTGCGGGACCGAATCTATCCGAACTCCCGTCTGGATGGTGCCGCCAACGTGCTGGTCTTCGCCAACACCGATGCCGCCTCCGGTGTCCGCAACATTCTCAAGGTCGTTGCCGGCGGTCTGGAAGTGGGGCCGATCCTGATGGGCATGGGCAACAAGGCCCATATCGTCACCCCGTCGATCACGGCACGGGGGCTGCTGAACATCGCGGCGCTGGCCGGAACCTCCGTCCAGCACTACGGCTGA
- a CDS encoding AMP-binding protein: MGYREAYAAWESDAEGYWMAAAEAIDWSKKPTRALDDSDAPFFQWYSDGEMNTCHNAVDRHVDAGRGEQVAIIYDSPITGAKAKMTYAELQVATARLGGALQARGVEKGDRVIIYMPMVPEALVAMLACARIGAVHSVVFGGFAAHELAVRIDDATPKAIIAGSCGIEPGRTVPYKPLLDDAIAQSAHTPDFCIILQRELCRAEMGPRDVDWDAALADAAPADCVPTKGSDPLYILYTSGTTGQPKGVLRPAGGHAVALHWTMKNIYGIEPGEVFWAASDVGWVVGHSYICYAPLLYGATTIVFEGKPVGTPDAGTFWRVISEHKAVALFTAPTAFRAIKRVDPDGSFIGTYDMSHFRTLFLAGERADPDTIEWAQDKLKVPVIDHWWQTETGYTMVGNPMGLEPLPVKIGSPTVPMPGYRIEVLDEAGHPVPPGTLGAIAAKLPLPPGTLSGLWQAQDRFRKSYLTTFPGYYETGDAGMIDEDGYVYIMARTDDVINVAGHRLSTGAMEEVLAALPDVAECAVIGVKDELKGQLPMGFLCLTDGVNKPHEDVVKEAIARVRNEIGPVAAFKLACVVDRLPKTRSGKILRATMAKIADGEEFRMPATIDDPAILDEVRTALKTLGYGS, translated from the coding sequence ATGGGATACCGGGAAGCCTACGCGGCCTGGGAGAGCGACGCCGAGGGCTACTGGATGGCCGCCGCCGAGGCCATCGACTGGTCGAAGAAGCCTACGCGCGCCCTTGATGACAGCGATGCGCCCTTCTTCCAGTGGTATTCCGACGGTGAGATGAACACCTGCCACAACGCCGTCGACCGGCATGTGGACGCCGGGCGCGGCGAGCAGGTGGCAATCATCTACGACAGCCCGATCACCGGTGCCAAGGCGAAGATGACCTATGCCGAGTTGCAGGTTGCCACCGCCCGTCTCGGCGGTGCGTTGCAGGCGCGGGGGGTGGAGAAGGGTGACCGGGTGATCATATACATGCCGATGGTGCCCGAGGCTCTGGTGGCGATGCTGGCCTGCGCCCGCATCGGTGCCGTGCATTCTGTTGTCTTCGGCGGTTTCGCGGCCCATGAGCTCGCCGTGCGGATCGACGACGCGACGCCAAAGGCGATCATCGCCGGTTCGTGCGGGATCGAGCCGGGCCGGACCGTGCCCTACAAACCCTTGCTGGACGACGCCATCGCTCAGTCCGCCCACACACCGGATTTCTGCATCATCCTTCAACGCGAGCTGTGTCGGGCGGAGATGGGGCCGCGTGATGTCGACTGGGACGCGGCTTTGGCAGATGCAGCACCGGCAGACTGCGTGCCGACCAAGGGCAGCGATCCGCTCTATATTCTTTATACCTCGGGCACCACGGGCCAGCCCAAGGGCGTGCTGCGCCCGGCCGGTGGCCACGCCGTTGCCCTGCACTGGACGATGAAGAACATCTACGGCATCGAACCGGGAGAGGTCTTCTGGGCGGCATCAGATGTCGGCTGGGTCGTTGGCCATTCCTATATCTGCTACGCGCCGCTTCTATATGGCGCCACTACCATCGTCTTCGAGGGCAAGCCGGTGGGCACCCCCGACGCCGGAACTTTCTGGCGCGTGATCTCCGAGCACAAGGCGGTGGCCCTTTTCACCGCTCCCACGGCCTTCCGCGCCATCAAGCGTGTTGATCCGGACGGGAGCTTCATCGGCACCTACGACATGTCGCATTTCCGCACGCTCTTCCTGGCCGGAGAGCGGGCGGACCCGGACACGATCGAATGGGCGCAGGACAAGCTGAAGGTGCCGGTGATCGATCACTGGTGGCAAACGGAGACCGGCTACACCATGGTTGGCAACCCGATGGGTCTTGAGCCGCTGCCGGTGAAGATCGGCTCTCCTACCGTGCCGATGCCGGGATACCGGATCGAAGTGCTGGACGAAGCCGGCCACCCGGTGCCGCCGGGCACGCTTGGCGCCATCGCGGCAAAACTGCCGCTGCCGCCGGGGACGCTTTCGGGCTTGTGGCAGGCGCAGGACCGGTTTCGCAAATCCTACCTCACGACCTTTCCGGGATACTACGAGACCGGGGATGCCGGCATGATCGACGAGGATGGGTACGTCTACATCATGGCCCGCACCGATGATGTCATCAACGTCGCCGGACACCGTCTTTCCACCGGCGCGATGGAGGAAGTACTGGCCGCGCTGCCCGACGTGGCCGAATGTGCCGTCATTGGCGTGAAAGATGAACTGAAGGGCCAGTTGCCCATGGGTTTCCTCTGCCTGACGGATGGGGTGAACAAGCCGCACGAGGACGTGGTAAAAGAAGCAATCGCCCGCGTCCGCAATGAGATCGGGCCGGTGGCGGCCTTCAAGCTGGCATGCGTTGTCGACCGTCTGCCGAAGACCCGCTCCGGCAAGATCCTGCGCGCGACGATGGCGAAAATTGCTGATGGCGAAGAGTTCAGGATGCCCGCAACCATCGACGACCCTGCGATTCTCGACGAGGTTCGCACGGCGCTGAAAACGCTTGGCTACGGAAGTTGA